In a single window of the Flavobacterium sp. W4I14 genome:
- a CDS encoding type IV pilus assembly protein PilE (product_source=KO:K02655; cath_funfam=3.30.700.10; cog=COG2165; ko=KO:K02655; pfam=PF07963,PF16732; superfamily=54523; tigrfam=TIGR02532; transmembrane_helix_parts=Inside_1_8,TMhelix_9_31,Outside_32_138), with product MKKNLNRKLNAYTLTEILIVLVIIGILVLLALPNLMPLITKAKTTEAKLQLEHVAKLEQSYFYEHSKYSNDLVEIGFIQEKLTSDGKDGKANYKIEVTGASNNTFTAKATAVADFDGDGTFNVWQIDQDKNLKEVTAD from the coding sequence ATGAAAAAAAATCTAAACCGAAAACTGAACGCATATACACTTACTGAGATACTGATTGTATTGGTGATTATCGGAATATTGGTGCTCTTGGCTTTGCCAAACCTGATGCCGCTGATTACCAAAGCAAAGACCACTGAGGCCAAACTCCAGTTGGAACATGTGGCCAAACTTGAGCAGAGCTATTTTTATGAGCATTCTAAATATTCAAATGATCTGGTAGAAATCGGCTTTATCCAGGAGAAGCTGACCAGTGATGGGAAGGATGGTAAGGCGAACTATAAGATTGAGGTAACCGGGGCCAGCAACAATACCTTTACGGCAAAGGCAACAGCGGTGGCTGATTTTGATGGTGATGGAACTTTTAATGTCTGGCAGATCGATCAGGATAAAAATTTAAAAGAGGTAACGGCAGACTGA
- a CDS encoding type IV pilus assembly protein PilQ (product_source=KO:K02666; cog=COG1450; ko=KO:K02666; pfam=PF00263; smart=SM00965; transmembrane_helix_parts=Inside_1_6,TMhelix_7_29,Outside_30_648): MKNKNITLLFIVTMLLVLVGKTGFSQNLVQGNRLKVIDERLRNLSVTVPGLNQQVQLSMSGASAQEFLRALAQSNNLNINIDPQLNFKVYTNFRNETALNVLLFIAKEYDLDINLIGSIMSVSKVPAAKTVVLPRDIRVTYNASNDYLGFELNNDSLGLVAKKISQLSQKNVIVPVNLLTKKVTGFIAAAPFDVALEKMAYANDLKMNRTNDGVFIFQPLGEGEELYVNGDNATAVKRNMKAGATSGGGSSNFNLSGKKDASGKGMLNVDALNTPILDLIKSASTEVGANYFIYSDIKGNVSARLNNIDYDTFLTALFQGTEYTYRKDGGVYLIGDRKLEGLRANRIVQLQHRSLDTVQMMIPNDWKRGVEIKEFREQNSILLSGSAPQVMEIENFIKQIDRVVPMVLIEVTLVDVRKGKSVKTGISAGVSDSVRTGGTILPGIDYTFGANSINNFLSRLGRNGSVNLGRVTPNFYVKLSALENNSNVDIRSVPKLSTLNGHSANLSIGSSRYYSQKTQNVIPSLNAQTVVTEQFTEVNANLEIDIRPVVSGDDQVTLNIKVNISDFIGSPPLNAPPPKSTSKFSSIIRAKNEDMIVLGGLERTESNESGSGVPVLSRIPVLKWLFSSREKSNNKVVTLVFIKPTILY, from the coding sequence ATGAAAAACAAAAATATAACGCTTCTATTCATCGTCACGATGCTGCTTGTTCTGGTTGGCAAAACAGGCTTTTCCCAGAACCTCGTTCAGGGCAACCGGTTAAAGGTAATAGATGAGCGTCTGCGCAATCTTTCGGTTACGGTGCCGGGTTTGAACCAGCAGGTACAGCTGTCCATGTCAGGGGCATCTGCGCAGGAATTCCTTAGGGCATTGGCGCAGTCAAATAACCTGAACATCAATATCGACCCACAGTTGAATTTTAAGGTCTATACCAATTTCAGGAACGAAACAGCGCTAAATGTGCTGCTTTTTATTGCAAAGGAATATGATCTGGATATCAACCTGATCGGATCGATCATGTCGGTTTCCAAAGTGCCTGCGGCTAAAACTGTTGTTTTGCCCAGGGATATCCGGGTGACCTATAACGCTTCAAATGACTATCTGGGCTTTGAACTCAATAACGATTCTTTGGGCCTGGTGGCCAAGAAAATCAGCCAGCTTTCACAGAAAAATGTAATCGTACCGGTCAATCTGTTGACTAAAAAAGTAACGGGGTTTATTGCTGCTGCTCCATTTGATGTGGCATTGGAAAAAATGGCCTATGCAAATGACCTGAAAATGAACCGTACCAATGATGGGGTGTTTATTTTTCAGCCGCTTGGTGAAGGTGAGGAACTGTACGTGAACGGCGATAATGCCACAGCGGTCAAAAGAAATATGAAAGCAGGGGCAACTTCGGGGGGCGGGAGCAGCAATTTTAATCTTTCGGGTAAAAAAGATGCTTCAGGTAAGGGGATGTTGAATGTTGATGCATTGAATACGCCGATCCTTGACCTGATAAAATCTGCTTCCACAGAAGTTGGGGCAAATTATTTTATCTATTCGGATATTAAGGGCAATGTAAGTGCCAGATTGAACAATATTGATTATGATACTTTTCTTACTGCTTTGTTTCAGGGCACCGAATATACCTATAGAAAAGATGGAGGTGTTTATCTGATCGGTGACCGGAAATTGGAAGGGCTGCGGGCGAACAGGATCGTACAGCTGCAGCACCGCTCTTTGGATACTGTCCAGATGATGATCCCCAATGATTGGAAAAGAGGGGTGGAAATCAAGGAATTCCGAGAACAGAACAGCATCCTGCTTTCGGGTTCTGCACCACAGGTAATGGAGATTGAAAATTTCATCAAACAGATCGACAGGGTGGTACCTATGGTGCTGATCGAAGTCACACTTGTCGATGTAAGAAAGGGAAAGTCAGTGAAGACCGGTATTTCGGCAGGCGTGTCAGACAGTGTGAGAACAGGAGGGACAATACTCCCGGGGATCGATTATACCTTTGGGGCAAATTCGATCAATAATTTCCTCTCCAGACTGGGCCGGAACGGTTCGGTAAACCTGGGGCGGGTAACGCCAAATTTTTATGTCAAACTTAGTGCCCTGGAAAATAACAGTAATGTGGACATCCGATCTGTTCCCAAGCTCTCCACACTCAATGGCCATTCTGCGAACCTGAGCATCGGGAGCTCAAGATACTATAGTCAGAAAACACAGAATGTAATCCCTTCTCTTAATGCCCAGACGGTAGTGACCGAGCAGTTTACAGAGGTGAATGCAAACCTGGAAATCGATATCAGGCCGGTCGTGTCTGGTGATGATCAGGTTACCCTGAACATTAAGGTGAATATCTCCGATTTCATCGGTAGCCCTCCGTTGAACGCCCCTCCGCCCAAATCAACAAGTAAGTTCAGTTCTATTATCCGGGCGAAAAACGAAGATATGATCGTTCTGGGAGGACTTGAGCGCACAGAAAGTAATGAGTCTGGTTCAGGTGTACCCGTCCTATCGCGGATCCCAGTCTTAAAATGGTTGTTCAGCAGCAGGGAAAAATCGAATAACAAGGTGGTTACCCTGGTTTTTATTAAACCTACAATTTTGTATTAA
- a CDS encoding hypothetical protein (product_source=Hypo-rule applied; superfamily=46785), which yields MPIDKATKKKVIEDWQNAFPQLTMYSQNKLYKVVGSCILGIELIKSPYKENYSPYFVVYPIWKKNVKVSLEYPIFLMDFKDKKGFQFDIPYEKHIVFFDEVLYSVRKQIPLPFEGNISLKKMEIAIDANSKTSPLSARPNSYLQAVLQEAKLKIGLFISSDEAQKVFEQITKISWDVKHFEACGVDITEWLDSLLVTISNREEFLKQIEINKQDKKIAQLKSSEITT from the coding sequence ATGCCGATAGATAAAGCAACAAAAAAGAAAGTAATTGAGGATTGGCAAAATGCTTTTCCTCAATTGACTATGTATTCTCAAAATAAATTGTACAAGGTAGTTGGTTCTTGTATTCTCGGAATAGAGTTGATAAAGTCTCCATATAAGGAAAATTACAGCCCGTATTTTGTAGTATACCCAATTTGGAAAAAGAATGTTAAAGTAAGTTTGGAATACCCTATTTTTTTAATGGATTTTAAAGACAAAAAAGGATTTCAATTTGACATACCTTACGAGAAGCATATTGTGTTTTTTGATGAAGTATTATACAGTGTAAGGAAACAGATCCCATTACCATTTGAAGGAAATATTTCTTTAAAAAAAATGGAAATTGCAATAGATGCTAATTCCAAAACATCGCCATTGAGTGCTCGACCTAATTCTTACTTACAGGCAGTGCTCCAGGAAGCAAAACTTAAAATCGGTTTATTTATAAGTAGCGATGAAGCCCAAAAAGTATTTGAACAAATCACTAAAATAAGTTGGGATGTAAAGCACTTTGAAGCGTGTGGTGTAGATATAACAGAATGGCTTGACAGCTTACTGGTGACCATATCGAATAGGGAAGAATTTTTAAAACAGATTGAAATAAACAAGCAAGATAAGAAAATAGCACAACTCAAAAGTTCAGAAATTACTACATAA
- a CDS encoding type IV pilus assembly protein PilB (product_source=KO:K02652; cath_funfam=3.30.450.90,3.40.50.300; cog=COG2804; ko=KO:K02652; pfam=PF00437,PF05157; smart=SM00382; superfamily=52540) — MELKVDNINLVAKDIAMQYRIFPISGDHDQLCLYCGAAVDKDLLREELEVITGKAVELVGTGEEEISRLLSKHYLGDVSKGGAGNEKTLSAILASDDFLNVLIEEAKRLKSSDIHIETFEKKSRVRVRIDGMMVERYQITKEDYPSLVNKVKIMANLDIAEKRLPQDGRIQFRSVKQSAFDIRVSVLPTLYGEKIVLRLLNNSSTDIDLSTLGLSEDDMSNYMQGVQRPNGIILISGPTGSGKTTTLYATLKLLNKSTRNILTIEDPIEYTLEGVNQVQLKESIGLGFASTLRTFLRQDPDVIMVGEIRDPETANMAIRAALTGHLVLSTIHTNSAWGTVSRLMDMGIPGFLVANTLNTTVAQRLIRLLCPHCKKEERLEAKQYPRQFKPPLVLDVHFLANGCEQCFYTGYKGRKAVYEVIPIDADLAQEIRQGNMAIEGLLKEKNINTLSVNAFSLFAQGLTSLEEIYPLLLAI; from the coding sequence ATGGAGCTGAAAGTAGATAATATCAACCTGGTCGCCAAGGATATTGCCATGCAGTACCGTATTTTTCCCATTTCAGGTGATCATGATCAGCTATGCCTGTATTGCGGTGCCGCTGTAGATAAAGATCTGCTCCGGGAAGAACTGGAGGTCATTACCGGCAAAGCTGTTGAACTGGTCGGGACCGGTGAAGAAGAGATCAGTAGGCTTTTATCCAAACATTATCTGGGGGACGTTTCCAAAGGGGGGGCGGGAAATGAAAAGACGCTGTCGGCAATCTTGGCGAGCGATGATTTTTTGAATGTACTGATCGAGGAGGCCAAAAGACTTAAGAGCAGTGATATCCATATTGAAACCTTCGAGAAAAAATCCAGGGTACGGGTAAGGATCGATGGGATGATGGTAGAGCGGTACCAGATTACCAAAGAAGATTATCCTTCACTGGTTAATAAGGTGAAGATTATGGCCAATCTCGATATTGCAGAAAAGCGGCTTCCTCAGGATGGCAGGATACAATTCCGCTCGGTCAAACAGAGCGCATTCGATATTAGGGTATCGGTACTCCCGACGCTGTATGGAGAAAAGATTGTGCTCCGCCTGCTAAACAACAGTAGTACGGATATAGATTTAAGCACACTGGGACTCTCAGAAGATGACATGTCCAACTATATGCAGGGGGTACAGCGGCCCAACGGGATTATACTGATCAGTGGTCCCACGGGTTCGGGCAAAACAACCACCTTGTACGCTACCCTGAAACTTCTTAATAAAAGTACCCGGAACATCCTTACCATAGAAGATCCCATTGAATATACGCTGGAAGGGGTAAACCAGGTTCAGCTTAAAGAAAGTATCGGACTGGGTTTTGCTTCTACCTTAAGGACTTTTTTAAGGCAGGATCCTGATGTGATCATGGTGGGCGAGATCCGTGATCCGGAAACAGCCAATATGGCCATAAGGGCGGCTTTGACCGGTCACTTGGTGCTTTCTACAATCCATACCAACTCTGCATGGGGCACGGTATCCAGATTGATGGATATGGGGATACCGGGATTTTTGGTCGCAAATACCCTCAATACCACAGTAGCCCAACGTTTGATCCGGCTGTTGTGCCCGCACTGTAAAAAGGAGGAGCGCCTTGAAGCCAAACAATACCCAAGGCAGTTTAAGCCACCACTGGTATTGGACGTTCATTTTCTTGCCAATGGCTGTGAACAGTGTTTTTACACGGGGTATAAAGGCAGAAAGGCGGTTTATGAGGTCATTCCGATTGATGCCGACCTTGCCCAGGAAATCCGCCAGGGAAATATGGCAATCGAAGGATTGCTTAAAGAAAAAAATATCAACACCCTTTCAGTCAATGCCTTTTCGCTATTTGCGCAAGGGCTTACTTCTCTGGAAGAAATTTATCCATTACTGCTAGCGATTTAA
- a CDS encoding hypothetical protein (product_source=Hypo-rule applied; superfamily=81321; transmembrane_helix_parts=Inside_1_24,TMhelix_25_47,Outside_48_51,TMhelix_52_74,Inside_75_80,TMhelix_81_103,Outside_104_106,TMhelix_107_129,Inside_130_135,TMhelix_136_158,Outside_159_173), producing MYLLLGAIFMVLAFMAYQDFKFRGIYWWLFPLLFFGLLTYCSMLTGWHSVYSAAAFNAVFLLAQVVFLTLYISVKKGRLTNIFNGFFGLGDLLFLCCATCCFSVSNYIFFYILSLFLTIAVTLVFKFFRSEVKDKIPLAGYQAVLLIVVMLADRVQGGWHMFSDVMLPDFTGL from the coding sequence ATGTACCTTTTACTGGGAGCGATTTTTATGGTGCTGGCTTTTATGGCCTATCAGGATTTTAAATTCAGGGGGATATATTGGTGGCTTTTCCCGCTTTTGTTCTTTGGCCTGCTGACCTATTGCAGTATGCTAACGGGCTGGCATTCGGTTTACAGCGCTGCCGCTTTTAATGCGGTTTTCCTGCTTGCTCAGGTTGTTTTTCTAACCCTGTATATTTCGGTTAAGAAAGGCCGGCTGACCAATATCTTTAATGGCTTTTTTGGTCTTGGTGACCTGCTTTTCCTGTGTTGTGCAACATGCTGTTTTTCGGTATCGAATTATATTTTTTTTTATATCCTTAGCCTGTTTTTAACGATAGCTGTTACACTTGTTTTTAAGTTTTTTCGGAGTGAGGTGAAAGATAAGATCCCGCTGGCAGGTTATCAGGCAGTTTTGCTGATTGTGGTCATGTTGGCGGACCGCGTTCAGGGCGGTTGGCATATGTTTTCGGATGTGATGTTGCCGGATTTTACTGGACTGTGA
- a CDS encoding hypothetical protein (product_source=Hypo-rule applied; superfamily=64383): protein MSNSFPVLTETQVVLSRVDVNIGIVLDENLWYATDLSQVLYTWGFRYKSVHQFSFQTVHPDFYHPVLMES from the coding sequence ATGAGTAATTCTTTTCCTGTACTAACAGAAACTCAAGTTGTATTGTCAAGAGTAGATGTAAATATAGGTATTGTTCTTGATGAAAATTTGTGGTATGCTACCGATTTATCTCAAGTTTTGTATACGTGGGGATTTCGCTATAAAAGTGTGCACCAGTTTTCATTCCAAACTGTACACCCCGATTTTTACCATCCGGTCTTGATGGAATCGTAA
- a CDS encoding Tfp pilus assembly protein PilN (product_source=COG3166; cog=COG3166; superfamily=53474; transmembrane_helix_parts=Outside_1_241,TMhelix_242_264,Inside_265_397), giving the protein MLPDFFDLVLGVELQIIGDNHYNCCYTLVKKNKGKLDAVDHKQFQGTLVQVLEKLPRNHLVSLSLSGKGILHRSIEKSGDQQLNQFFIKVFPAVEEKDFYIQEFVSEKAALVSIVRKPAVDDLLEKMERAGIKVYALSLGGMVSFHLWHHFKAKGNTIAFGSHQFKAGEDGIFLDYRYALSESEDEAHDNRIGDIPGNQIVAYASAVQFFLYDEVDQVSAKVPKVEESVFDYFEQLKLKKSGMFFLLVLFFILLISFLMYMHYNSENASLTRQVGHLSATADQVELMQRNIAQSEQELVRLNWNGGYNYGFLTDEIGKSRPRQVRLSSIAYNAYATEQEKQKHIPQINISGETDDLIAVNNWIFLLKEKKWVKTVKLLRYQDNPEQENYTFSLLISY; this is encoded by the coding sequence ATGCTGCCTGATTTTTTTGACCTTGTGCTTGGCGTAGAACTGCAGATCATTGGTGATAACCATTATAATTGCTGCTATACGCTGGTTAAAAAGAACAAAGGCAAACTTGATGCTGTTGATCATAAACAATTTCAGGGGACCTTGGTCCAGGTGCTGGAAAAGCTTCCAAGAAATCATCTGGTTTCGCTGTCCCTGAGCGGGAAAGGGATATTGCACCGGAGTATTGAGAAATCTGGTGATCAGCAGCTAAACCAGTTCTTTATTAAGGTATTTCCTGCAGTTGAGGAAAAAGATTTTTATATCCAGGAATTTGTTTCCGAAAAAGCTGCACTGGTCAGTATCGTACGAAAACCTGCCGTAGACGATCTTTTGGAAAAGATGGAGCGGGCAGGGATAAAAGTGTATGCACTTTCTCTGGGCGGGATGGTCAGTTTTCATCTCTGGCATCATTTTAAGGCAAAAGGAAATACAATTGCATTTGGTAGTCACCAGTTTAAAGCCGGCGAAGATGGAATATTCCTGGATTACCGTTATGCATTAAGTGAAAGTGAAGATGAGGCGCATGACAATAGGATTGGAGATATTCCCGGAAATCAGATTGTAGCATATGCCTCAGCTGTACAGTTCTTTCTTTATGATGAGGTTGATCAGGTTTCGGCCAAGGTCCCAAAAGTTGAAGAATCAGTTTTCGATTATTTTGAGCAGCTGAAACTGAAGAAAAGTGGGATGTTTTTTCTGTTGGTGCTTTTTTTTATACTGTTGATCAGTTTTTTGATGTACATGCATTATAATTCAGAAAACGCTTCACTGACCCGGCAGGTTGGACACCTTTCGGCCACAGCAGACCAGGTGGAACTGATGCAAAGAAATATTGCGCAGAGCGAACAGGAACTGGTCCGGCTGAACTGGAACGGAGGATACAATTATGGTTTTCTGACCGATGAGATCGGGAAAAGCAGACCGCGGCAGGTGAGGCTTTCATCGATTGCCTATAATGCTTATGCCACGGAGCAGGAAAAACAGAAACACATACCACAGATCAATATTTCGGGAGAAACGGATGATCTGATCGCGGTAAACAATTGGATATTCCTGTTAAAGGAAAAAAAATGGGTCAAGACAGTTAAATTGTTGCGTTACCAGGATAATCCGGAACAGGAAAATTACACATTCAGTCTTTTAATCAGTTATTAG
- a CDS encoding RHS repeat-associated protein (product_source=TIGR03696; cleavage_site_network=SignalP-noTM; pfam=PF20041; tigrfam=TIGR03696) yields the protein MKQHLIYFCAAALLLLCSRSYAQKVVSVYNGESGISAPSSVTLTDGFYVPAGSTLRVFTTGISYLNCVPLSSTPSTNQNYVLSRAFKVEVTDATLADSRNVCQENQAIQYFDGLGRPLQTVQVQGSPGFKDIVQPVAYDAFGREAKKYLPYAAQTGTTGAFRNAAIGDQFNFFRLPQAAGVKATDYAFAETQFEASPLNRVQQQGAPGEAWQLSEGHTQKIEYGTNALDEVKVWTVNSAGNGASAGVYHPGKLYKTTSRDENWVPADVKAGITEEFKDFEGRVVLRRVWESNAKNLSTYYVYDDFGNLRYVLPPALNEHTDRLSAAISSFDETQTVFGQFIYGYRYDGRKRLVEKKIPGKGWAFIVYNKLDQVVLSQDAVQRGKSPQEWLYSKYDALGRIVATGLYAQAGTTADNGTVPQRGGKDALQTGLDNQAQQIANGDVSISLWETRNAADYNSKSFPQSGGDVLTVNYYDDYGFADNSFGPPSGEQAPVARTKGLLTGTKVKNLGTGTMLLTVNYYDLDGRVVQSKSTNHLNGTDVVDNKWNFDGSLEASKRTHKVGTVETTIASRYEYDHMGRKLATFEKINNQEEVVLSHLEYNEIGQLHKKNLHNDSQATTFAYNERGWMKNSSSDQFSMKLDYEDGVGQGYNGNITKQYWDWSNTVNPTANIFNYGYDKVNRLGTAATVAGVSMSEVLSYDVMGNITSLNRDGNGAKVYNYENLGNSNRLQSVSGLTVQDYGYDANGNAKKDGLSGVSLTYNYLNLPDTAIRTTDTPVNLSYTYDASGNKLAKNSNGSVRNYVDGIEYKPDGTIDIIHTEEGIVRNSNGTYSYEYNLSDHLGNVRATFYKNPNTNLLEVLQRDDYYAFGLRKVASGGTNKYLYNGKELQEELGQYDYGARFYDPVIGRWNVVDPLSEVSRRFSPYNYGFNNPIRFVDPDGMLPEDRSHTRTQEEEAQADAQKAIDGQRHFEGQQNGEGDDPKKKTVDKKQSGVEAARQVLENSWFLRLFAGGATMDAGRALDAYDEEGINGYIYTSIGNAHREIGLEFSNGQYINPWARTFTSNAAEGELQFVTKAAEKAEKAIKGSGAVAGTLKHTYAKNLLNRYQSIYGNKGLSLGSNYFNGPTGKGFLDVVNHNTRVIYDFKFGKAFMSNSQYLKYSNSFPGYNILIIKPKN from the coding sequence ATGAAACAACATCTAATATATTTTTGTGCGGCAGCATTGCTGTTGCTGTGCAGCCGCTCTTATGCCCAGAAAGTTGTGTCGGTTTATAACGGGGAGAGCGGGATCAGCGCACCCTCGAGCGTAACCCTGACCGATGGTTTTTATGTGCCTGCAGGTAGTACGCTGCGGGTTTTCACCACAGGGATAAGTTACCTGAACTGTGTACCCCTGTCCTCAACACCAAGTACCAACCAGAACTATGTCCTTAGCCGCGCCTTCAAGGTCGAAGTAACCGATGCTACCCTGGCTGACAGCCGCAATGTATGCCAGGAGAACCAGGCCATCCAGTACTTTGACGGGTTGGGCAGGCCTTTGCAGACCGTGCAGGTTCAGGGCAGTCCCGGCTTTAAGGATATCGTACAGCCGGTTGCCTATGATGCTTTTGGCAGGGAAGCCAAAAAATACCTGCCTTATGCGGCACAGACCGGCACTACGGGCGCTTTCCGTAATGCGGCAATCGGTGACCAGTTTAACTTTTTCCGTTTACCACAGGCAGCAGGCGTAAAAGCAACAGACTATGCCTTTGCCGAAACACAGTTTGAAGCATCGCCGCTTAACCGGGTACAGCAGCAGGGTGCCCCGGGCGAAGCCTGGCAGCTCAGCGAAGGCCATACCCAAAAAATTGAATATGGAACAAATGCGCTGGATGAAGTTAAGGTTTGGACCGTTAACAGTGCCGGCAACGGTGCATCTGCGGGTGTTTATCATCCCGGTAAACTGTACAAGACCACCAGCCGGGACGAAAACTGGGTGCCCGCTGATGTAAAAGCCGGCATTACAGAGGAGTTCAAGGATTTTGAAGGACGTGTGGTACTCAGACGGGTATGGGAGAGCAATGCCAAAAACCTGTCTACCTATTATGTATATGATGACTTTGGTAACCTGCGTTATGTACTCCCACCTGCGTTAAACGAGCATACAGACAGGCTGTCTGCGGCGATCAGCAGTTTTGATGAAACGCAAACTGTTTTCGGTCAGTTTATCTACGGCTACCGTTACGATGGGCGTAAAAGGCTTGTGGAGAAAAAGATCCCGGGCAAGGGCTGGGCGTTTATAGTGTACAACAAACTCGACCAGGTGGTGCTGAGCCAGGATGCTGTCCAGCGTGGTAAAAGCCCGCAGGAATGGCTATATAGCAAATACGATGCGCTCGGCAGAATTGTAGCTACGGGGCTTTACGCACAGGCGGGCACTACGGCAGATAACGGCACGGTTCCTCAGCGCGGAGGGAAGGATGCCCTTCAGACCGGACTGGACAACCAGGCACAGCAGATTGCGAATGGGGATGTTTCCATATCGTTATGGGAGACCCGCAACGCTGCAGATTATAATTCAAAGTCTTTTCCGCAGAGCGGGGGAGATGTACTGACGGTAAACTATTACGATGACTACGGTTTTGCGGATAACAGCTTTGGCCCGCCTTCGGGCGAACAGGCTCCTGTCGCACGCACGAAAGGCCTGCTTACAGGAACGAAGGTGAAGAACCTGGGTACCGGAACGATGCTGCTTACGGTAAACTATTACGATCTGGATGGCCGCGTGGTGCAGAGCAAAAGTACCAACCACCTGAACGGAACGGATGTGGTAGACAACAAATGGAATTTTGACGGCAGCCTGGAAGCAAGCAAACGTACCCACAAGGTAGGCACGGTAGAAACCACAATTGCCAGCCGTTACGAATACGATCACATGGGCCGTAAACTGGCTACTTTCGAGAAGATCAACAATCAGGAAGAGGTGGTATTGAGCCATCTGGAATATAACGAGATCGGTCAGTTACATAAGAAAAACCTGCACAACGATTCCCAGGCGACTACTTTTGCCTATAATGAGCGCGGCTGGATGAAGAACAGTAGTTCCGATCAGTTCAGTATGAAGCTCGATTATGAAGATGGTGTTGGACAGGGCTATAACGGAAACATCACCAAACAGTACTGGGACTGGAGCAATACAGTTAATCCAACAGCGAACATCTTCAACTATGGTTATGATAAAGTGAACAGGCTGGGAACCGCTGCTACTGTAGCAGGTGTTTCGATGAGTGAAGTATTGAGCTATGATGTAATGGGGAACATTACAAGCCTTAACCGCGATGGTAATGGAGCCAAAGTATATAATTATGAAAATTTGGGGAACAGCAACAGGCTGCAGAGTGTAAGTGGTTTGACCGTACAGGACTATGGGTACGATGCCAACGGTAATGCTAAAAAGGATGGGCTGAGCGGGGTCAGCCTGACTTATAATTATCTTAACCTTCCTGATACGGCAATAAGGACAACAGATACGCCTGTTAACCTATCTTACACTTATGATGCTTCCGGCAACAAATTGGCTAAGAACAGCAATGGTTCGGTCAGGAACTATGTTGATGGTATAGAATATAAACCAGATGGCACTATTGATATTATCCATACGGAAGAAGGGATTGTTCGGAACAGTAACGGGACTTACAGTTATGAATATAACTTAAGCGATCATCTGGGCAATGTGAGGGCTACTTTCTATAAAAATCCTAACACAAATCTATTGGAAGTGCTGCAGCGTGACGACTACTATGCATTTGGCTTAAGAAAAGTTGCAAGTGGTGGAACAAATAAATATCTTTACAATGGCAAGGAGCTGCAGGAGGAACTGGGGCAGTATGATTACGGCGCAAGGTTTTATGATCCTGTTATCGGAAGATGGAATGTGGTGGACCCCCTTTCAGAGGTTTCAAGGAGATTTAGTCCATATAATTATGGTTTTAATAATCCGATTAGGTTTGTGGATCCTGATGGAATGCTTCCTGAAGACAGGAGTCATACCCGGACACAAGAGGAAGAAGCTCAGGCTGATGCGCAAAAGGCAATCGACGGACAAAGACATTTTGAGGGTCAACAAAATGGAGAAGGAGATGATCCGAAGAAAAAAACTGTAGACAAAAAGCAAAGTGGTGTTGAAGCGGCTAGACAGGTTCTTGAAAACAGTTGGTTTTTGCGGCTATTTGCTGGTGGCGCGACAATGGATGCTGGTAGAGCTCTGGATGCTTATGATGAAGAAGGAATCAACGGTTATATTTACACAAGTATAGGAAATGCCCATAGGGAAATAGGATTAGAATTTTCAAATGGACAGTATATCAATCCATGGGCGAGAACTTTTACGAGTAACGCTGCTGAGGGCGAATTGCAGTTTGTAACAAAGGCTGCAGAAAAAGCAGAAAAAGCCATTAAAGGTTCAGGAGCTGTGGCTGGAACATTGAAGCATACCTATGCTAAAAATCTTTTAAATCGTTATCAAAGTATTTATGGAAATAAAGGACTTAGCTTAGGTAGTAATTATTTTAATGGCCCGACGGGCAAAGGATTTTTGGATGTTGTTAATCATAATACTAGAGTGATCTATGATTTCAAGTTTGGGAAAGCTTTTATGAGCAATTCTCAATATCTCAAATACTCAAATAGTTTTCCAGGATATAACATATTAATTATTAAGCCAAAAAATTAG